In Nonomuraea sp. NBC_00507, the following are encoded in one genomic region:
- a CDS encoding CU044_2847 family protein: MSSEPGTVIVPVRTKTGDLVHISATPVTASIDGEIELSSRAYKLKDALSELTGFAADVVETLRKLETNKLTVEFGCEFAVESGKLLAVVGKGTGKSAVKVTMEWTRPDN; encoded by the coding sequence ATGTCCTCGGAACCGGGCACCGTGATCGTTCCTGTGCGGACCAAAACGGGTGATTTGGTTCATATCTCCGCCACACCCGTCACTGCTTCCATTGACGGCGAGATCGAACTGTCCTCACGTGCCTACAAGCTCAAGGATGCCCTGTCAGAGCTCACTGGATTCGCAGCCGACGTGGTGGAGACCCTTCGTAAATTAGAAACAAACAAGCTGACCGTAGAATTTGGCTGTGAGTTCGCTGTGGAGAGCGGCAAGCTGCTGGCCGTCGTAGGGAAAGGCACCGGCAAGTCGGCTGTCAAGGTGACGATGGAGTGGACACGCCCGGACAACTGA
- a CDS encoding trypsin-like peptidase domain-containing protein, with product MALTDPLPLALKSATVSLSSQAGDGTGFFVAPRVVLTCAHVVDGEEGVVRGQWQGSQVEFRLDNSYRGDDPPDLAALHLETPLDHPFVALAPSVLPGDYLWSWGYPRGSYSSGDSVALKYDGPSERHDGELIRASGARPRPGFSGAPVLNRRTGGVCGVVRLGDQNDSVTRLVSADKILETYPELSRYQRPPHTNIEWLDLLTDEQLHAGAWRYPSRQLLAYLEAVRGFVRSHPYAISLPNTPPLSTVYLRQHGVSLQRVTEEDSLINLPGPESVGREVSGKQQLFTRHRNTLIIGRPGAGKSSLLRYVAEIASRDWIFAKDGAFVPAYVPARALSSRNSFNAALAATVNRELGTWLDTSLPDDWFSRQPIPGVPWLLLVDGIDEIFTADGRREVLNSIIHRRGTENYRFLIASRPLPYLEIDQLLRAGTGAYEILPFSPDQLLILAELWFKALSFNQPRALAERFRAELERSRTAHLARVPLLATMLCVVFAGNPAQGIPRSRAELYERFITLLMSKQYQHVDIYERLDRRARPYGPAARQSVRILLGRARHLIERLAAARHRGDQRPFIDLAQIWTVSLRPPCMPEDEWGQILQDLLRQSGVMTQRRGEFAFVHMTVEEYLAARYTAYNLTPEVANYLVFLQGREQSYRQFLAHVCVKSGVSFEVGALHSLSTGTPEDVMFIASLLRDGLELGDVVRAAAVSRLGRMAASSEPGDISAELRIAAAYELVYLSPEKGLAPLRGIAENPRMSRFDRIQAARQLVELDFRLGVGLLTDLIDAFTSTGSGDCLRAARYLLELDVSLGLEALKRIAQNPYLDGWTCLEAAVEIERWDKNLSRTVLKDIARDSQVGLLCRLDAIELLGADADPGLAASLYDQRLP from the coding sequence ATGGCTCTTACAGACCCTCTGCCTCTCGCTCTCAAGTCGGCCACGGTCTCCCTTTCTTCTCAGGCGGGCGACGGTACTGGCTTCTTCGTCGCGCCCAGAGTGGTGCTGACGTGCGCTCACGTGGTGGATGGTGAGGAGGGAGTGGTGCGCGGCCAGTGGCAGGGCTCCCAGGTGGAGTTTCGGCTCGATAACAGCTATCGCGGCGACGATCCTCCCGATCTGGCGGCGCTGCATCTGGAAACGCCCCTTGATCATCCCTTCGTGGCTCTGGCACCATCCGTCTTACCTGGTGACTACCTGTGGTCCTGGGGATACCCCAGGGGATCGTACTCATCGGGTGACTCGGTCGCGTTGAAGTATGACGGTCCCTCAGAGCGGCATGATGGGGAGCTGATCCGCGCCAGTGGTGCGCGCCCCCGCCCCGGGTTCAGCGGCGCCCCAGTGCTCAACCGACGCACTGGGGGCGTGTGCGGAGTCGTCAGGCTGGGAGATCAAAACGATTCCGTCACCCGCCTCGTCTCGGCTGACAAGATCCTCGAGACGTATCCGGAACTGTCACGCTATCAACGCCCTCCTCACACCAACATCGAGTGGCTGGACCTCCTCACGGACGAACAGTTGCACGCAGGCGCATGGCGGTATCCAAGCCGTCAACTGCTGGCCTATCTGGAGGCAGTGCGTGGTTTTGTGCGGTCCCACCCGTATGCCATCTCGCTGCCCAACACGCCACCACTGTCTACGGTTTACCTTCGCCAGCATGGCGTGAGCTTGCAGCGCGTGACGGAAGAAGATTCGCTCATCAACCTACCGGGACCGGAATCGGTTGGCCGTGAGGTCAGCGGCAAGCAGCAACTGTTCACTAGACACCGGAACACGCTCATCATCGGCCGGCCCGGAGCGGGCAAGTCCAGCCTACTCAGATACGTTGCCGAGATCGCGAGCCGTGACTGGATCTTCGCTAAGGACGGAGCGTTTGTCCCGGCGTACGTACCCGCCAGAGCACTGAGCAGTCGTAACAGCTTCAACGCCGCTCTGGCTGCCACTGTCAACCGGGAGCTGGGAACGTGGCTCGATACAAGCTTGCCTGACGACTGGTTCAGCAGACAGCCCATACCCGGAGTGCCCTGGCTTCTCCTCGTGGACGGCATCGACGAGATCTTCACGGCCGATGGCAGGCGGGAGGTGCTCAACTCGATCATCCACCGGCGCGGTACTGAGAATTATCGATTTCTCATCGCCAGCCGACCTCTACCGTATCTGGAGATCGATCAGCTATTGAGGGCCGGAACGGGAGCGTACGAAATCCTGCCGTTCTCTCCCGATCAGCTGCTGATACTGGCGGAGTTGTGGTTCAAGGCACTAAGTTTCAACCAGCCGCGTGCTCTCGCTGAGCGGTTTCGAGCGGAGCTCGAGCGCAGCAGGACTGCACATCTCGCTCGTGTGCCTCTTCTCGCCACGATGCTTTGTGTCGTCTTTGCTGGAAATCCCGCGCAGGGCATACCCCGCAGCCGCGCCGAACTCTACGAGCGCTTCATCACTTTGCTGATGTCCAAGCAGTACCAGCATGTTGACATCTATGAGCGGCTGGATCGACGAGCCAGGCCGTATGGGCCTGCTGCACGCCAGTCTGTTCGAATTCTGTTGGGTAGAGCCCGGCACTTGATCGAGCGCCTTGCGGCGGCGCGCCATCGCGGTGATCAGCGCCCATTCATCGATCTGGCGCAGATCTGGACCGTGTCGTTGCGGCCGCCGTGTATGCCAGAAGATGAATGGGGCCAGATTCTTCAGGACTTGCTACGGCAGAGTGGTGTCATGACACAGCGAAGGGGGGAGTTTGCTTTCGTCCATATGACCGTGGAGGAGTACCTTGCTGCCCGCTATACCGCATACAACCTCACTCCGGAGGTAGCTAATTACCTGGTTTTCCTCCAGGGTAGGGAGCAGTCGTATCGCCAATTCCTCGCGCACGTATGTGTCAAATCCGGCGTTTCCTTCGAGGTGGGGGCATTACATAGTCTCAGCACTGGCACGCCGGAAGATGTGATGTTTATCGCGTCGTTACTGCGCGATGGTTTAGAACTGGGTGATGTGGTGCGGGCTGCCGCAGTGAGCCGGCTAGGCCGGATGGCGGCCTCCTCCGAACCGGGTGACATCAGTGCCGAGTTGCGTATCGCGGCGGCCTATGAACTCGTCTATCTCTCGCCAGAGAAAGGGCTGGCCCCTCTCAGAGGTATCGCCGAGAATCCACGTATGTCGCGCTTCGACCGGATCCAAGCAGCCAGGCAGCTGGTGGAACTCGACTTTAGGCTCGGTGTTGGGCTGTTAACGGATCTGATTGACGCTTTTACGTCAACCGGTTCGGGAGACTGTCTACGGGCCGCGCGTTATCTCCTCGAATTAGATGTTTCGCTTGGTTTAGAAGCGCTGAAGCGCATCGCCCAAAACCCGTATCTGGACGGTTGGACTTGTTTGGAGGCCGCGGTCGAGATCGAAAGATGGGATAAGAACCTGTCTCGCACCGTACTGAAGGATATCGCTAGAGATTCTCAGGTCGGGCTGCTCTGCCGGTTGGATGCAATTGAACTGCTGGGTGCTGACGCGGACCCAGGATTGGCAGCCTCTCTTTATGATCAGCGGCTGCCATGA
- a CDS encoding DEAD/DEAH box helicase, translating to MSPAELHPVVLHHIVNTLGWPGLRPLQEEAIAPVLAGSDALLLAPTAGGKTEAAVFPLLSRMVTERWHGTSVLYLCPMKALLNNLLPRLESYTGWLGRRATLWHGDVTSSRRKQTLREQPDVLLTTPESLEAMLVSANVDHREFLSGLRAVVIDEVHAFAGDDRGWHLLAVLERLTYLLGHRLQRIGLSATVGNPAELLRWLQGSGAGSHPASIVSPDVPRQAANSPSGEVQLDYVGSVSNAAKVIAALHRGEKRLVFCDSKQLVEELGHALATRGVTVFLSHASLSVDERRRSEEAFAQARDCVIIATSTLELGIDVGDLDRVIQINAPFTVASFLQRIGRTGRRPGSVRNCLFLALDEGSLLRAAALLLLWSRGWVEPVTPPPEPRHIVAQQVLALCLQEHQVGDHIWAEWWNGLWPFNGGSKPIVRHLLENGYVDEDSGMLFIGPEAERRFGFRHFMEMTSVFTAAPEFTVLHGRKEIGRTDPALLTEQIEGPRLLLLAGRTWRVVSVDWRRRRCFAEPSDGQGKARWHGRGLGTLSFALCRAMRSVLLGEEPPVILSRRAQERLATVRTDSLEIVHPGGTIITRDASGDVRWWTWAGSRVNATLAATLSEIAIPGQRIEEDSVRLRTEITARTWRETLNGAAERLCMPDVDPKAVNGLKFSAALPERLAVTTLSARLADLDGARQVLAEGARWSVLT from the coding sequence GTGAGCCCGGCGGAACTCCACCCGGTCGTGCTCCATCACATCGTCAACACGCTCGGCTGGCCTGGGCTGCGCCCCCTTCAGGAAGAAGCCATCGCTCCAGTACTGGCGGGCTCGGACGCACTCTTGCTGGCACCCACTGCGGGCGGAAAGACCGAGGCCGCGGTGTTTCCGCTCCTGTCACGGATGGTGACCGAGCGCTGGCACGGGACCTCGGTGCTCTATCTGTGCCCGATGAAGGCGCTACTGAACAACCTGCTGCCACGGTTGGAGAGCTACACGGGGTGGCTCGGCCGACGGGCCACACTCTGGCACGGCGATGTGACCTCCAGCCGCCGTAAGCAGACCCTCCGGGAGCAGCCCGACGTGCTGCTGACCACACCCGAGTCGCTAGAGGCGATGCTGGTCAGTGCCAATGTTGACCATCGTGAGTTCTTATCCGGCCTTCGGGCGGTCGTGATCGACGAGGTGCACGCATTCGCCGGCGACGACCGCGGCTGGCACCTACTTGCCGTGCTGGAGCGCCTCACCTACCTTCTCGGCCACCGCCTGCAGCGGATCGGGTTGTCCGCAACCGTCGGCAACCCTGCCGAGCTGCTGAGATGGTTGCAAGGCTCCGGAGCGGGATCCCATCCGGCGTCGATCGTCTCACCAGATGTCCCCCGTCAGGCAGCGAACTCGCCATCTGGAGAAGTCCAGCTTGATTACGTGGGCTCGGTCTCTAATGCGGCGAAGGTCATCGCGGCACTGCATCGTGGCGAGAAAAGGCTGGTCTTCTGCGATTCCAAACAGCTGGTCGAAGAGCTAGGGCACGCGCTGGCCACTCGGGGCGTCACCGTATTCCTCTCCCACGCCTCACTGTCCGTGGACGAACGCCGACGATCCGAGGAGGCCTTCGCACAGGCTCGGGACTGCGTCATCATCGCGACCTCGACCCTTGAACTCGGTATCGACGTCGGGGACTTGGACCGAGTGATCCAGATCAACGCGCCGTTCACCGTCGCGTCCTTCCTCCAGCGGATCGGGCGAACCGGTCGTCGACCTGGAAGCGTCCGCAACTGCCTGTTCCTCGCGCTCGACGAGGGATCCCTCCTGCGTGCCGCGGCGTTGCTGCTGCTCTGGAGTCGGGGATGGGTGGAGCCGGTCACTCCACCCCCCGAGCCGCGCCATATCGTCGCGCAGCAAGTATTGGCGCTCTGCTTGCAGGAACATCAAGTCGGCGATCATATCTGGGCTGAGTGGTGGAACGGGCTCTGGCCATTCAACGGCGGTTCGAAGCCGATCGTGCGGCATCTGCTGGAGAACGGCTACGTAGACGAGGATTCTGGGATGCTGTTCATCGGCCCAGAAGCCGAGCGACGCTTCGGCTTTCGCCATTTCATGGAGATGACCTCCGTCTTCACGGCGGCGCCCGAGTTCACGGTGTTGCATGGCCGCAAAGAGATCGGGCGAACTGATCCGGCGCTGCTCACCGAGCAGATAGAGGGGCCGCGCCTGCTTTTGCTCGCGGGGCGCACCTGGCGCGTTGTATCTGTCGACTGGCGACGGCGACGCTGCTTCGCCGAACCTTCCGACGGCCAGGGTAAGGCACGCTGGCACGGGCGCGGCCTGGGCACTCTTTCCTTCGCTCTCTGCCGGGCCATGCGCTCGGTACTCCTCGGCGAGGAGCCGCCCGTCATCCTGAGCCGCCGCGCACAAGAACGACTCGCCACAGTCCGGACCGACAGTCTGGAGATCGTTCATCCCGGCGGAACCATCATCACGCGGGATGCGAGCGGGGATGTTCGCTGGTGGACCTGGGCCGGCTCACGGGTCAATGCGACGCTAGCCGCGACCTTGTCGGAGATCGCGATCCCTGGTCAGCGGATTGAAGAGGACTCCGTACGGCTCCGTACCGAGATCACCGCGCGAACGTGGCGAGAGACGTTAAATGGAGCGGCTGAGCGACTCTGCATGCCCGACGTGGATCCTAAGGCGGTAAATGGTCTCAAATTCAGCGCCGCACTTCCCGAACGGCTGGCAGTCACCACCCTCTCTGCCCGCCTTGCCGATCTCGATGGTGCCCGGCAGGTATTGGCCGAAGGTGCACGATGGTCAGTGCTGACATGA
- the brxD gene encoding BREX system ATP-binding protein BrxD, producing MAIGNISERRRREVIDALRRGVVPSTGLDLLAVGLGRFAAALDDELATAARGGSVFKAVRGEYGSGKTFFARWLAERAKQAGMAVAEVQISETETPLHRLETVYRRLCENLETAQFVPSALRSVIDTWMFTLEEDSLAIGVPEDELDPAVSALLEKRLAEVSRSAPAFAAALRGYRAALAASDSATAEAILAWLGGQPHVAATAKRAAGVRGDLDHFGALGFLQGLLIVLRDSGHPGLLLVLDEVETLQRIRSDVRDKALNSLRQLVDEIDSGRFPGLYVLITGTPAFFSEGSQGVQRLAPLAARLATDFDTDARFDNPRAVQIRLPGFTQEGLLELGTRVRDVYAAGASSRVPAVVDDAYVADLARAVAGSLGGKTGVAPRLFLKKLVGDVLDRVDQFPDFDPRAHYRLTMSTNELSEVERNALSVDDVPLDLS from the coding sequence ATGGCGATAGGTAATATCAGCGAACGCCGCCGCCGCGAGGTCATCGATGCCTTGCGGCGGGGTGTCGTCCCGTCCACTGGGCTCGACCTGCTGGCAGTCGGGCTCGGCCGGTTCGCGGCCGCGCTCGACGACGAGTTAGCCACTGCTGCCCGCGGCGGCTCGGTCTTCAAGGCGGTACGTGGCGAGTATGGCTCGGGGAAGACATTCTTCGCCCGCTGGCTCGCCGAGCGGGCAAAGCAGGCGGGCATGGCCGTCGCCGAGGTGCAGATCTCCGAAACCGAGACACCACTGCATCGGCTGGAGACCGTCTACCGGCGGCTCTGTGAGAACCTCGAAACTGCTCAGTTCGTGCCGAGCGCGCTCCGCTCGGTCATCGATACCTGGATGTTCACTCTGGAGGAGGATTCACTCGCCATCGGGGTGCCCGAAGATGAGCTGGATCCGGCTGTATCCGCACTGCTGGAGAAGCGGCTCGCTGAGGTGAGCCGGTCGGCACCCGCTTTCGCCGCCGCACTGCGCGGGTACCGTGCGGCGTTGGCCGCATCTGACTCGGCGACAGCCGAGGCCATTCTGGCCTGGCTGGGCGGGCAGCCACACGTCGCGGCCACCGCGAAACGCGCTGCGGGAGTGCGCGGCGATCTCGACCATTTCGGGGCGCTTGGCTTCCTGCAAGGATTGCTGATCGTGCTGCGCGACTCCGGACATCCGGGCCTACTCTTGGTCCTTGACGAGGTCGAGACCTTGCAGCGGATCAGATCCGACGTGCGGGACAAGGCACTCAACTCGCTCCGCCAACTCGTGGACGAGATCGACTCCGGCCGGTTCCCTGGGTTGTATGTGCTCATCACCGGTACACCCGCCTTCTTCTCCGAAGGTTCCCAAGGAGTACAGCGGTTGGCGCCGCTAGCGGCGAGGCTTGCCACCGACTTCGACACCGACGCCCGGTTCGACAATCCGCGTGCCGTGCAGATCCGGCTTCCCGGATTCACCCAGGAGGGTCTACTCGAACTCGGCACCCGGGTCCGCGACGTGTACGCTGCCGGGGCTTCATCCCGGGTACCCGCTGTCGTGGACGATGCCTATGTCGCTGACCTGGCCCGCGCGGTAGCTGGTTCGCTCGGCGGCAAGACCGGCGTCGCGCCCAGGCTCTTCCTAAAGAAACTAGTGGGCGACGTGCTGGATCGAGTGGACCAATTCCCTGACTTCGATCCCCGTGCCCACTATCGGCTTACGATGAGCACGAATGAGCTGTCCGAGGTGGAACGGAACGCATTGTCGGTGGACGACGTTCCGCTGGATCTGTCGTGA
- the pglZ gene encoding BREX-2 system phosphatase PglZ has product MSDASAIGAPLGTATLSAIRGIVSRIVTSSLSRQVIGVRARPVWTGEPSFPLEGPAGEIIVEVRACPSALAVREELLTHRGKPGYLVILTDVDEADLGLGLLTHLARGMLISLKPWELLKQSFAARTIDPLLLAEDWAAAALARWTPADSGWPPAPGGALTRDHALGHLASVLFGTRPEDGEPYLIPAHPDATGLLRWSLDPVAMSRFAELPADVRSGITRWLNTVTGPAGEWTLCAAAAGHGGDALPLALAAGLLWPESRSSGQSVGEARGLLRARLGGADLPTGQAQTWARAAVAAIAQLPQPDTLLQRTEELLREFNAESLIARSSLLPGAYDIRLREFAKTVRDALSAPDGPALNQAEQAYRQLAAHELAHAGNGRERRAEVAQMALRLLRHLALPDRPAPTLADALHEQITIGAYVEWAFADVWGGDPDQQVGKAYRALLEAAAARRDGRDRVLAGHLATATAADTPPGTLVPIESALATLVRPLGRALLIVLDGMSAGVLAELAAELAGSRWTELVDSTLGHRRVLLPAFPTVTEVCRTSLLTGTLRTGGQHDEKSAFASATGDPAARLFHKDDLRTPGGHSLDPDIRAAVEGQARIVGVVLNTIDDALDKMDPGGITWTRAQITHLIALSEAAKATGRTLILTSDHGHVIERDSTLVKGGDSARWRPASTPAGEGEILLEGRRVLLGGGTIVTPWLEQLRYTGKRAGYHGGVSAAEVAIPFAVFTAAPVDEIAGWRPAPAQEPTWWHTPLTLTAPLPATKKGSRPPKQPEEQETLSFDELPSTATTPKPAAVPPRTHEKFLDALLGTALYAEQQERAGRSAPDDARLRGVLAALMDNGGRLHETTLSAVAEIPAARLRSVLAAVRRVLSVDGYDPISYDSDGVTIILDMNILAEQFGVTWR; this is encoded by the coding sequence TTGAGTGACGCGTCCGCAATCGGGGCCCCGCTCGGCACGGCGACGCTCTCCGCGATCCGCGGCATTGTCAGCCGGATCGTCACATCCAGTCTGTCGAGACAAGTCATCGGCGTGCGCGCCCGGCCCGTATGGACGGGCGAGCCGTCGTTTCCGCTGGAGGGGCCTGCGGGCGAGATCATCGTCGAGGTCCGGGCTTGCCCGTCAGCACTAGCTGTCCGGGAAGAACTGCTGACCCACCGGGGGAAGCCCGGTTACCTGGTCATCCTCACTGACGTAGACGAGGCGGACCTTGGGCTCGGGCTGCTGACTCACCTAGCCCGGGGCATGCTCATCTCGCTCAAACCGTGGGAGCTGCTCAAGCAGTCGTTCGCCGCACGGACGATCGACCCACTGCTCCTGGCGGAAGATTGGGCCGCCGCCGCACTGGCCCGGTGGACACCCGCCGACTCCGGCTGGCCGCCTGCCCCGGGAGGGGCGCTCACGCGCGATCACGCGCTCGGGCATCTTGCCTCGGTGCTGTTCGGCACCCGGCCGGAGGACGGCGAGCCCTACCTCATCCCCGCGCATCCGGATGCCACCGGGCTGCTGCGCTGGTCGCTCGACCCGGTGGCGATGAGCCGGTTCGCCGAGCTTCCCGCTGACGTCCGTTCCGGGATCACCAGGTGGCTGAACACGGTCACCGGACCGGCGGGCGAGTGGACGCTCTGCGCTGCCGCGGCCGGGCACGGCGGTGACGCCCTTCCGCTGGCCTTGGCCGCCGGGCTGCTCTGGCCCGAGAGCAGGTCATCTGGCCAATCCGTAGGTGAGGCGCGTGGTCTGCTCCGTGCCCGCCTTGGTGGCGCGGACCTTCCGACAGGTCAAGCGCAGACGTGGGCGCGGGCCGCGGTGGCGGCCATCGCCCAGCTCCCCCAGCCGGACACGCTGCTGCAGCGGACCGAGGAATTGCTACGCGAGTTTAACGCCGAATCGTTGATCGCCCGATCGTCCCTGCTTCCTGGGGCGTACGACATCCGACTGCGGGAGTTCGCGAAAACCGTGCGCGACGCCCTGTCTGCTCCGGACGGGCCCGCGTTGAACCAGGCCGAACAGGCTTACAGGCAGCTGGCCGCGCACGAGTTGGCTCACGCCGGGAACGGGAGGGAGCGCCGGGCCGAGGTAGCACAGATGGCGTTGCGGCTGCTGCGCCACCTAGCGCTGCCGGATCGGCCGGCGCCCACTCTCGCCGACGCCTTGCACGAGCAGATAACAATCGGCGCATATGTTGAATGGGCGTTCGCCGACGTCTGGGGCGGCGACCCCGACCAACAGGTTGGCAAGGCGTACCGGGCACTGTTGGAGGCCGCGGCGGCCCGGCGGGACGGGCGGGACCGAGTGCTCGCCGGGCACCTCGCGACTGCCACCGCCGCCGATACACCGCCTGGCACGCTTGTTCCGATTGAGTCTGCGCTCGCCACTCTGGTCCGGCCCCTCGGCCGGGCGCTTCTGATCGTGCTGGACGGAATGTCCGCCGGTGTCCTTGCTGAACTCGCGGCCGAGCTTGCTGGCAGCCGCTGGACCGAATTGGTCGACTCGACCCTTGGGCACCGCCGGGTTCTGTTGCCCGCGTTCCCCACCGTTACCGAGGTATGCCGCACAAGCCTCCTCACGGGAACGCTGCGAACCGGCGGGCAACATGACGAGAAATCTGCATTCGCCAGTGCGACCGGCGACCCGGCCGCCCGACTCTTCCACAAGGATGACCTACGCACTCCCGGCGGTCACAGTCTCGATCCAGACATCCGGGCTGCAGTGGAGGGCCAGGCCCGGATTGTCGGCGTGGTGCTCAACACCATTGACGACGCTTTGGACAAGATGGATCCCGGCGGCATCACCTGGACCCGAGCCCAGATCACGCATCTGATCGCGCTCAGCGAAGCCGCAAAGGCCACTGGGCGCACACTGATCCTCACCAGCGACCACGGGCATGTGATCGAACGCGACAGCACCTTGGTGAAGGGTGGCGATTCTGCGCGCTGGCGTCCAGCGAGCACACCCGCTGGGGAGGGAGAGATTCTCCTTGAAGGCCGCCGAGTGCTGCTCGGCGGCGGAACGATCGTCACACCTTGGCTGGAGCAACTGCGGTATACGGGAAAACGCGCCGGCTATCATGGGGGTGTCTCCGCGGCCGAGGTCGCCATACCGTTCGCAGTCTTCACCGCCGCGCCCGTCGACGAGATCGCCGGATGGCGTCCAGCCCCGGCCCAAGAGCCGACCTGGTGGCACACGCCGCTCACTTTGACCGCCCCGCTCCCGGCGACCAAAAAGGGATCCAGGCCACCAAAGCAGCCAGAAGAGCAGGAGACACTCTCCTTCGACGAGCTGCCGTCGACGGCTACGACCCCCAAGCCTGCTGCGGTGCCGCCACGTACGCATGAGAAGTTCCTCGACGCACTGCTCGGCACGGCGCTCTACGCTGAACAGCAGGAACGTGCCGGACGTTCGGCCCCAGACGACGCCAGGCTCCGCGGCGTGCTCGCAGCCCTGATGGACAATGGTGGCCGTCTGCACGAGACGACGCTGTCGGCTGTCGCGGAAATTCCGGCAGCGCGGTTGCGAAGCGTGCTTGCCGCCGTCCGGCGAGTCCTCAGCGTGGATGGATATGACCCGATCAGCTATGACAGCGACGGCGTCACCATCATCCTGGATATGAACATTCTTGCCGAGCAGTTCGGGGTGACATGGCGATAG